One Sphingomonas sp. FARSPH DNA segment encodes these proteins:
- a CDS encoding tryptophan halogenase family protein has translation MTLNTIVIAGGGTAGWMAAAALGHLLGEHVAIRLVESEEIGTVGVGEATIPQIRLFNQALGLDEDAFLRATGGTFKLGIAFDGWTAPGHSYMHAFGDVGRDVGPVPFQHYWLRARAAGVAGPLGDYCMNDVAARAGRMHRGAPLTARTIPAIPYAFHFDANLYAAYLRRFAQNRGVVRTEGRIAHVERDGESGDVAALVLDGGERVAGDLFLDCTGFRALLSEGALATGYEDWSRWLPCDRAVAQPSAGAGAPLPYTRAIARQAGWQWRIPLQHRTGNGHVYCSAFTSDDEAAATLAANLDGAATGDPRPLRFVTGRRRRAWNHNVVALGLASGFLEPLESTSIHLIQSAIARLVKLLPAMPVAPALRAEYNRQADFEMERIRDFLILHYWANGRDEPFWQACRDMALPDTLQAKIDLWREAGVITREHEELFTEDGWLQVLVGQGVAAQAYHPLADAISDGDLAEYMEMLPLLYRREAGALAEHGAFVAKHCAMRR, from the coding sequence ATGACCCTCAACACCATCGTCATCGCCGGCGGCGGCACCGCGGGGTGGATGGCGGCCGCGGCGCTCGGCCATCTGCTCGGCGAGCATGTCGCGATCCGGCTCGTCGAATCTGAGGAGATCGGCACCGTCGGCGTCGGCGAGGCGACGATCCCGCAGATCCGGCTGTTCAACCAGGCGCTGGGCCTCGACGAGGATGCGTTCCTGCGCGCGACCGGCGGCACGTTCAAGCTCGGCATCGCCTTCGACGGCTGGACCGCGCCGGGGCACAGCTACATGCATGCGTTCGGCGACGTCGGCCGCGATGTCGGGCCGGTGCCGTTCCAGCATTACTGGCTGCGCGCCCGCGCCGCCGGGGTCGCCGGGCCGCTCGGCGACTATTGCATGAACGACGTCGCGGCCCGCGCGGGCCGGATGCATCGCGGCGCGCCGCTGACCGCGCGCACGATCCCCGCCATCCCCTACGCCTTTCACTTCGACGCCAATCTCTACGCGGCGTACCTGCGTCGCTTTGCGCAGAACCGCGGCGTCGTGCGGACGGAGGGGCGGATCGCACACGTCGAGCGCGACGGCGAGAGCGGCGACGTCGCGGCGCTGGTGCTCGACGGCGGCGAGCGGGTTGCGGGCGACCTGTTCCTCGATTGCACCGGTTTTCGCGCCTTGCTCAGCGAGGGTGCGCTGGCGACGGGGTACGAGGACTGGTCGCGATGGCTGCCGTGCGATCGCGCGGTCGCGCAGCCGAGCGCGGGGGCGGGGGCGCCCTTGCCCTACACCCGCGCGATCGCACGGCAGGCCGGGTGGCAATGGCGCATCCCGCTGCAGCATCGCACCGGCAACGGCCACGTCTATTGCAGCGCATTCACCAGCGATGACGAGGCGGCAGCGACGCTTGCCGCCAATCTCGACGGCGCGGCGACGGGCGATCCGCGGCCGTTGCGGTTCGTCACCGGGCGGCGGCGGCGCGCCTGGAACCACAATGTCGTCGCGCTCGGCCTCGCCAGCGGATTCCTCGAGCCGCTGGAGTCGACCAGCATCCACCTGATCCAGTCCGCGATCGCGCGGCTGGTTAAGCTGCTGCCCGCGATGCCCGTCGCGCCCGCGCTGCGTGCCGAATACAATCGCCAGGCCGATTTCGAGATGGAGCGTATCCGCGATTTCCTGATCCTCCATTACTGGGCGAACGGCCGCGACGAGCCCTTTTGGCAGGCGTGCCGCGATATGGCTCTGCCCGACACGTTGCAGGCGAAGATCGACCTGTGGCGCGAGGCCGGCGTCATCACGCGCGAGCATGAGGAACTGTTCACCGAGGACGGCTGGCTGCAGGTGCTGGTCGGGCAGGGGGTCGCGGCACAGGCGTACCATCCGCTCGCCGACGCGATTTCGGACGGGGACCTTGCGGAATATATGGAGATGCTGCCGCTGCTCTACCGCCGGGAGGCGGGTGCGCTGGCGGAGCACGGTGCCTTCGTCGCCAAGCATTGCGCGATGCGGCGGTAG
- a CDS encoding LacI family DNA-binding transcriptional regulator, translating into MTARTRSRGTSDKPTSFDIAARAGVSQPTVSRALRGDPTVSAATRMRIEAIAHQLNYKVDKNASSLRRGQTMTLALLFFEDPLPDGTYINPFFLSMLGSILRTCAARGYDLLTSFQHLSADWHMDYEDSRKADGIILLGYGDYEVYKARLEALVAQGTHFVRWGAVDPDGLATTIGSDNIAGGRAAGEHLIARGRKSVAFIGQADDHYPEFRDRYRGLAEALRTAGLPVHLGLHADSLSVEQGGYDAMRRLIARDIPFDALFAASDLIALGAMRALAEAGLRVPQDVSVVGFDDIPAAATTQPSLSTVAQDYRRAGEVLVDTLLRRIADQPTQATLLQPRLVVRGSS; encoded by the coding sequence ATGACGGCGAGGACGCGCAGCAGGGGGACGAGCGATAAACCGACGTCGTTCGACATCGCCGCGCGCGCGGGCGTGTCGCAACCCACGGTCAGCCGGGCGCTGCGCGGCGATCCGACGGTCAGCGCGGCGACGCGGATGCGGATCGAGGCGATCGCCCACCAGCTGAACTACAAGGTCGACAAGAACGCATCCTCGCTGCGCCGCGGCCAGACGATGACGCTGGCGCTGCTGTTCTTCGAGGATCCGCTGCCCGACGGGACGTACATCAACCCGTTCTTCCTCTCGATGCTGGGATCGATCCTGCGCACCTGCGCGGCGCGCGGTTACGATCTGCTCACCTCGTTCCAGCATCTCTCCGCCGACTGGCACATGGATTACGAGGACAGCCGCAAGGCGGACGGGATCATCCTGCTCGGTTATGGCGATTACGAGGTGTACAAGGCGCGGCTCGAAGCCCTCGTTGCGCAGGGCACGCATTTCGTGCGCTGGGGTGCGGTCGACCCCGACGGGCTGGCGACGACGATCGGCAGCGACAATATCGCCGGCGGCCGCGCGGCGGGCGAGCATCTGATCGCGCGCGGCCGCAAAAGCGTCGCGTTCATCGGCCAGGCGGACGATCATTATCCCGAATTCCGCGACCGCTACCGCGGCCTGGCCGAGGCGCTGCGCACGGCGGGGTTGCCGGTGCATCTGGGATTGCACGCGGATTCGCTGTCGGTCGAACAGGGCGGCTATGACGCGATGCGCCGCCTGATCGCGCGCGACATTCCCTTCGACGCCCTGTTCGCCGCGTCCGACCTGATCGCGCTCGGCGCGATGCGCGCGCTGGCCGAGGCTGGGCTGCGCGTGCCGCAGGACGTCTCCGTCGTCGGGTTCGACGACATCCCCGCCGCCGCGACGACGCAGCCGTCGCTGAGCACGGTGGCGCAGGATTACCGGCGCGCGGGCGAGGTGCTGGTCGATACATTGCTGCGCCGCATTGCGGACCAGCCGACGCAGGCAACGCTGCTGCAACCGCGGCTGGTGGTGCGCGGGTCGAGTTAG
- a CDS encoding alpha-amylase family glycosyl hydrolase translates to MRRGAILHSAIAAALAACCATTAAAQRATPAPTPMSARADYRARLPQDEVIYFLLPDRFDNADPSNDRGGLTGDRGVTGFDPTAKGWYHGGDLKGVTRRLDYIQALGATAIWVAPIFKNKPVQGSGAYQSAGYHGYWITDFTQVDPHFGTNRDFADLVAAAHKRGMKVYMDIVVNHTADVIQYRECVAKPDCPYRSRADYPYQRRGGVGGPPINAGFAGDQDRSEANFAKLIDPTYAYTPFVPEAEKTVKVPAWLNDPIYYHNRGNTTFADESATMGDFGGLDDVMTEHPRVVAGMIDIYGGWIDRFGIDGFRIDTARHVEPEFWQAFVPAMQARARAKGIPNFHIFGEVAFETLDVGLLARHTVVDRLPGILDFATRQAIVESVTGKQEPGAWDKLTRGDALYAHGYDTAVQLPTFVSNHDAGRLAMIIRREMPLISDDELLQRVRLAHAMLLTLRGVPTIYAGDEQGFTGDGNDQDAREDQFGSKTASYNDNHLIGTTTTTATPHFGRDHPLYREIAMLAKLRTATPALTRGTEVLRARSDQPGLVALSRIDPATGAEVLLAFNTATTPLTRQVEVGIGATTADTLAGTGCGAVAAPGSLTVMLPPLGYAVCALKAAR, encoded by the coding sequence ATGCGCCGAGGCGCGATACTTCACTCCGCGATCGCCGCGGCACTGGCGGCATGCTGCGCGACGACCGCGGCCGCGCAACGGGCGACGCCGGCACCGACGCCAATGTCGGCGCGCGCCGATTATCGTGCGCGCCTGCCGCAGGACGAGGTGATCTATTTCCTGCTGCCCGACCGGTTCGACAATGCCGATCCGTCCAACGATCGCGGCGGCCTGACCGGCGACCGCGGCGTCACCGGGTTCGACCCCACCGCGAAGGGTTGGTACCACGGCGGCGACCTGAAGGGCGTGACGCGCCGGCTCGACTATATCCAGGCGCTGGGCGCGACCGCGATCTGGGTTGCGCCGATCTTCAAGAACAAACCCGTGCAGGGCAGCGGCGCCTATCAGTCCGCCGGCTATCACGGCTATTGGATCACCGATTTCACCCAGGTCGATCCGCATTTCGGCACCAATCGGGACTTCGCCGACCTCGTCGCCGCCGCGCACAAGCGGGGGATGAAGGTGTACATGGACATCGTCGTCAACCACACCGCCGACGTCATCCAGTATCGCGAATGCGTCGCGAAGCCCGATTGCCCGTATCGCAGCCGTGCCGATTATCCCTACCAGCGCCGCGGCGGCGTGGGCGGCCCGCCGATCAACGCGGGGTTCGCCGGCGACCAGGATCGCAGCGAGGCCAATTTCGCGAAGCTCATCGATCCGACCTACGCCTACACGCCGTTCGTGCCCGAGGCGGAGAAGACGGTGAAGGTGCCCGCCTGGCTCAACGACCCGATTTATTACCACAATCGCGGCAACACGACCTTCGCCGACGAAAGCGCGACGATGGGCGATTTCGGCGGCCTCGACGACGTGATGACCGAACATCCGCGCGTCGTCGCGGGCATGATCGACATCTACGGCGGCTGGATCGACCGGTTCGGCATCGATGGTTTTCGCATCGACACCGCGCGCCATGTCGAGCCGGAATTCTGGCAGGCCTTCGTCCCCGCGATGCAGGCGCGCGCGCGGGCGAAGGGCATTCCCAATTTCCACATCTTTGGCGAGGTCGCGTTCGAGACTCTCGACGTCGGATTGCTCGCCCGCCACACCGTCGTCGACCGATTGCCCGGCATCCTCGATTTCGCGACGCGCCAGGCGATCGTCGAAAGCGTCACCGGCAAGCAGGAACCGGGTGCCTGGGACAAGCTGACGCGCGGCGACGCGCTCTACGCGCATGGCTACGACACCGCGGTTCAGCTTCCCACCTTCGTCAGCAACCACGACGCGGGCCGCCTCGCGATGATCATCCGTCGCGAGATGCCGCTGATCAGCGACGATGAGCTGCTGCAGCGCGTCCGTCTCGCGCATGCGATGCTGCTGACGCTGCGCGGCGTGCCGACCATCTATGCCGGCGACGAACAGGGCTTCACCGGCGACGGCAATGACCAGGATGCGCGCGAGGACCAGTTCGGCAGCAAGACCGCGAGCTACAATGACAACCACCTGATCGGTACGACCACGACGACCGCGACGCCGCATTTCGGTCGCGACCATCCGCTCTATCGCGAGATCGCGATGCTGGCGAAGCTGCGTACCGCGACGCCCGCGCTGACCCGCGGCACCGAGGTGTTGCGTGCGCGCAGCGACCAGCCCGGCCTCGTCGCGCTGTCGCGCATCGACCCCGCGACGGGGGCGGAGGTGCTGCTTGCGTTCAACACCGCGACGACCCCGCTGACGCGGCAGGTGGAGGTCGGCATCGGCGCGACGACCGCCGACACGCTCGCCGGTACGGGGTGCGGCGCGGTGGCGGCGCCCGGCAGCCTCACCGTAATGCTGCCGCCGCTCGGCTATGCCGTCTGCGCGCTGAAGGCCGCACGATGA
- a CDS encoding alpha-glucosidase, which translates to MNGIERPWWHGATIYQIYPRSFADSNGDGIGDLAGITAHLDHVARLGVEAIWLSPFFTSPMADFGYDVSDYCDVDPIFGTLADFDALVARAHQLGLKVIIDQVWAHTSDRHPWFEESRQSRDNPHADWYVWRDPKPDGSPPNNWQSVFGGPAWTWDARRRQYYMHNFLKEQPQVNGHHPAVQQAFLDVARFWLERGIDGFRIDAINFMMFDPDFRDNPPAPEDDGIPRTRPFDYQLHSFNQSHAAIPGFLERVRALFDSYDARFTVAEVGGADSDREMKLFTANGRRLHSAYGFDFLYAPALTPAMVAEAVAKWPEAEGVGWPSWAFENHDAPRAISRWAAPGQAGAFARMKMLLLASLRGNIFLYYGEELGLTQVEVPFEALQDPEAIANWPRTLSRDGARTPMAWSADAPNLGFSTATPWLPIGADHASLAVDRQERDPHALLHWTRDVLAMRKRHPALLTGDIRVVEAGEAMLALERRSGGDTLLCVFNLSPEPQRWAPADPDRWRTVTQTATQGWHFDGYGALIAEHTGEAR; encoded by the coding sequence ATGAACGGGATAGAACGACCGTGGTGGCACGGCGCCACCATCTATCAGATATACCCGCGCAGCTTCGCCGATTCGAACGGCGACGGCATCGGCGACCTTGCCGGCATCACTGCGCATCTCGACCATGTCGCGCGGCTGGGCGTGGAGGCGATCTGGCTGTCGCCGTTCTTTACCTCGCCGATGGCCGATTTCGGCTATGACGTGTCCGATTATTGCGACGTCGACCCGATTTTCGGCACGCTCGCCGATTTCGACGCGCTGGTCGCGCGGGCGCACCAACTGGGGCTGAAGGTCATCATCGACCAGGTCTGGGCGCACACCAGCGACCGCCACCCCTGGTTCGAGGAAAGCCGCCAGAGCCGCGACAACCCCCACGCCGACTGGTATGTCTGGCGCGACCCCAAGCCCGACGGGTCGCCGCCCAATAACTGGCAATCGGTGTTCGGCGGTCCGGCATGGACGTGGGACGCGCGCCGGCGCCAGTATTACATGCACAATTTCCTGAAGGAGCAGCCGCAGGTCAACGGCCACCATCCGGCGGTGCAGCAGGCATTCCTGGACGTCGCGCGCTTCTGGCTGGAGCGCGGGATCGACGGGTTCCGGATCGATGCGATCAATTTCATGATGTTCGATCCCGATTTCCGCGACAATCCGCCCGCACCCGAGGACGACGGCATCCCGCGCACGCGGCCGTTCGATTACCAGCTGCACAGCTTCAACCAGAGCCATGCGGCGATCCCCGGCTTCCTCGAACGCGTCCGCGCGCTGTTCGACAGCTACGACGCGCGCTTCACCGTCGCGGAGGTCGGCGGCGCGGACAGCGACCGCGAGATGAAGCTGTTCACCGCGAACGGCCGCCGCCTGCACAGCGCCTACGGCTTCGATTTCCTCTACGCCCCGGCGCTCACCCCCGCGATGGTGGCGGAGGCGGTGGCGAAATGGCCGGAGGCGGAGGGTGTCGGCTGGCCGAGCTGGGCGTTCGAGAACCATGACGCGCCGCGCGCCATCTCGCGCTGGGCCGCGCCCGGTCAGGCGGGTGCCTTTGCGCGGATGAAGATGCTGCTGCTCGCCTCGCTGCGTGGCAATATCTTCCTCTATTATGGCGAGGAGCTGGGCCTGACGCAGGTCGAGGTGCCGTTCGAGGCACTGCAGGATCCCGAAGCGATCGCCAACTGGCCGCGTACGCTGTCGCGAGACGGTGCGCGCACGCCGATGGCGTGGTCGGCGGACGCGCCCAATCTGGGCTTTTCCACCGCGACGCCGTGGCTGCCGATCGGGGCGGATCACGCGAGCCTCGCGGTCGACCGGCAGGAGCGCGACCCGCACGCCTTGCTGCACTGGACGCGCGACGTGTTGGCGATGCGCAAGCGCCACCCCGCCTTGCTGACCGGCGACATCCGCGTCGTCGAGGCGGGCGAGGCGATGCTTGCACTGGAGCGGCGCAGCGGGGGCGATACGTTGCTCTGCGTTTTCAACCTGTCGCCCGAGCCGCAACGCTGGGCGCCGGCCGATCCCGATCGCTGGCGCACGGTGACGCAGACTGCGACGCAGGGGTGGCATTTCGACGGATATGGCGCATTGATCGCCGAACACACGGGAGAGGCACGATGA
- a CDS encoding glycoside hydrolase family 97 protein, which produces MNRGQSVFLRTQEPRVIKRAACGSGLLRPQEHKRAALHVLLATAALSLVGSPALAQIDPNAVAQVPTTAFKPVATATSPNGQIAVTIAFDNDGRPTYAVTRKGKPVLNPGRLGVMFTDAPKIERNVELIGQKTSASDTSWTQPYGEWKTIRDNHRELALRFREKTGLKREMDVTFRLFDDGIGFRYSFPDQPNLHEANIADELTEFAFAQGGTAWWKPAYQWNREEYLYNKTPLDAVGTAQTVMTVKLADGTHAALHEAALVDYAAMNLARSEGNTFKASLTPGAGAPKVRRTAPFASPWRTVILSDDAAGLYMSHLELNLNEPNKLGDVSWVKPAKFVGVWWKMIKGEWTWATGPQHGATTANVKTYIDFAAANKIPGVLVEGWNVGWDGDWFGNGNAMQFDTPTPDFDAAELARYAKAKGVHLVGHNETGGSASHYDAQLDRAFAYARDHGIPVVKTGYVTDAGQIERVDADGTKAREWHEGQWMVNHYLRVVETAAKYKVAIDSHEPVKDTGLRRTYPNWMAREGGRGMEYNAWPGKNPPNHEANMFFTQWLGGPMDFTPGVLSLTGQGGSALMSTEAKQLALYVVIYSPVQMAADTPENYAQHMNAFKFIRDVPVDWSDTRVLNGEVGDYVTVARKDSASNDWYLGSITNEAGRTLTVPLDFLDGGKRYTAEIYRDGDGADYRTDARHAIAIETRQVKRGDTLTLNLAPGGGQAIRFVAAGKGRR; this is translated from the coding sequence ATGAACCGCGGCCAGTCAGTGTTCTTGCGCACGCAGGAACCCAGGGTAATCAAGCGCGCCGCCTGTGGCTCTGGGCTCCTGCGTCCGCAGGAGCACAAGCGGGCGGCGTTGCATGTCCTGCTCGCCACTGCCGCGCTCAGCCTCGTCGGCAGCCCGGCGCTGGCCCAAATCGACCCCAATGCCGTCGCGCAGGTTCCGACGACCGCGTTCAAGCCGGTGGCGACCGCGACCTCGCCGAATGGCCAGATCGCGGTGACGATCGCCTTCGATAACGACGGCCGCCCGACCTATGCGGTGACGCGAAAGGGCAAGCCGGTGCTCAACCCCGGCCGTCTCGGCGTCATGTTCACCGACGCGCCCAAGATCGAGCGCAACGTCGAACTGATCGGCCAGAAGACCAGCGCGTCCGACACCAGCTGGACGCAGCCATATGGCGAGTGGAAGACGATCCGCGACAATCACAGGGAACTGGCGCTCCGCTTCCGCGAGAAGACCGGGCTGAAGCGCGAAATGGACGTCACCTTCCGCCTCTTCGACGATGGTATCGGCTTTCGCTATAGCTTCCCCGACCAGCCCAACCTGCACGAGGCGAACATTGCCGACGAACTGACCGAATTCGCCTTCGCGCAGGGCGGCACGGCGTGGTGGAAGCCGGCATACCAGTGGAACCGCGAGGAATATCTCTACAACAAGACCCCGCTCGATGCGGTCGGCACCGCGCAGACGGTGATGACGGTGAAGCTGGCGGACGGCACGCACGCCGCGCTGCACGAGGCGGCACTGGTCGATTATGCCGCGATGAACCTCGCACGCAGCGAGGGCAACACCTTCAAGGCGTCGCTGACGCCTGGTGCGGGCGCGCCCAAGGTACGGCGCACGGCGCCCTTCGCCTCGCCGTGGCGCACCGTCATCCTGTCGGACGACGCGGCGGGGCTATACATGAGCCATCTGGAGCTCAACCTAAACGAGCCCAACAAGCTGGGCGACGTCAGCTGGGTGAAGCCCGCCAAGTTCGTCGGCGTGTGGTGGAAGATGATCAAGGGCGAGTGGACCTGGGCGACCGGGCCGCAGCACGGCGCCACCACCGCCAACGTCAAGACGTACATCGACTTCGCCGCCGCTAACAAGATTCCCGGCGTGCTCGTCGAGGGGTGGAACGTCGGCTGGGACGGCGACTGGTTCGGCAATGGCAACGCCATGCAGTTCGACACGCCGACGCCCGACTTCGACGCCGCCGAACTCGCCCGCTATGCCAAGGCGAAGGGCGTGCACCTCGTCGGGCATAACGAGACGGGCGGATCGGCCAGCCATTACGACGCGCAGCTCGACCGCGCCTTCGCCTATGCGCGCGACCATGGCATCCCCGTCGTCAAGACTGGCTATGTCACCGACGCGGGCCAGATCGAGCGCGTCGATGCCGACGGCACGAAGGCGCGCGAGTGGCACGAGGGCCAGTGGATGGTGAACCACTATCTGCGCGTCGTTGAGACCGCCGCGAAGTACAAGGTCGCGATCGACAGCCACGAACCCGTCAAGGACACCGGGCTGCGCCGCACCTATCCCAACTGGATGGCGCGCGAGGGTGGGCGCGGCATGGAATACAACGCCTGGCCCGGCAAGAACCCGCCCAACCACGAAGCCAACATGTTCTTCACGCAATGGCTGGGCGGCCCGATGGACTTCACGCCCGGCGTGCTCAGCCTGACGGGGCAGGGCGGCAGCGCGCTGATGTCGACCGAGGCGAAGCAGCTGGCGCTCTACGTCGTCATCTATTCGCCGGTGCAGATGGCCGCCGATACGCCCGAAAACTATGCGCAGCATATGAACGCGTTCAAGTTCATCCGTGACGTGCCGGTCGACTGGTCGGACACGCGTGTGCTGAACGGCGAGGTCGGTGATTACGTTACCGTCGCGCGCAAGGACAGCGCGAGCAACGACTGGTATCTGGGGTCGATCACCAACGAGGCGGGCCGCACGCTCACCGTCCCCCTCGACTTCCTCGACGGCGGTAAGCGCTACACCGCGGAAATCTATCGCGACGGCGACGGCGCGGATTACCGCACTGACGCACGCCACGCGATCGCGATCGAGACGCGCCAGGTGAAGAGGGGCGACACGCTGACGCTCAACCTCGCGCCGGGCGGCGGCCAGGCGATCCGCTTCGTCGCCGCGGGCAAAGGGCGGCGTTGA
- a CDS encoding tryptophan halogenase family protein produces the protein MTPCGPSIAIVGGGTAGWMAACLMAKAWPDAAITLVESPDVGIVGVGEGSTPQMKALFDGLGIAESAWMPTADATYKVGIAFRSWGGAGSSYFHPFAGAVDLHTQPAFHASAHARRTGADVAAHPDRFFLNSRLAAARRAPVAPAHFPFPVGYGYHFDAHKVGEVLRAEALRRGVGHVRAHVTDVPLTETGDIAGLTLADRDPIAAELFVDASGFGGLLVQQALRVPFRPFADNLFNDRAVVMPTPRGPDLDAHTTATALSAGWAWAIPLTTRTGNGYVFSSAHLSPDAAETELRRHLGLIDSDVAARHLTMKVGRVERSWAANCLAIGLAQGFIEPLEATALHIVQATVEGFIQAYDAGGRSPRERDGFNARIARRYEGIRDYIVAHYRLNRRTDTPYWRDAAAVEHLSDDLKAIMTAWFTGRDVAAVIEGRDLRGYYAPMSWEVLLSGYGTFPPADRLRAVSPVADLAGIDALLDGCLLNFPPHAAALKDPA, from the coding sequence ATGACCCCATGCGGCCCCAGCATCGCCATCGTCGGCGGCGGAACCGCCGGCTGGATGGCGGCATGCCTGATGGCCAAGGCCTGGCCCGACGCGGCGATCACGCTCGTCGAATCCCCTGATGTCGGCATCGTCGGCGTCGGCGAAGGATCGACGCCGCAGATGAAGGCGCTGTTCGATGGCCTGGGTATCGCCGAAAGCGCGTGGATGCCGACCGCCGATGCAACGTACAAGGTCGGGATCGCTTTCCGCAGCTGGGGCGGGGCAGGTTCCTCTTACTTCCACCCCTTCGCCGGCGCGGTCGATCTCCACACCCAGCCCGCGTTTCACGCGAGTGCCCACGCTCGCCGCACCGGCGCCGACGTGGCTGCGCATCCCGACCGGTTCTTCCTCAACAGCCGTCTCGCCGCCGCGCGCCGCGCGCCGGTCGCGCCCGCCCATTTCCCCTTTCCGGTCGGTTACGGCTATCATTTCGACGCGCACAAGGTCGGGGAGGTGCTGCGGGCCGAGGCGCTGCGCCGCGGCGTTGGCCACGTCCGCGCGCACGTCACCGACGTGCCGCTGACCGAGACGGGCGACATCGCTGGCCTGACCCTGGCCGATCGCGACCCGATCGCCGCCGAGCTGTTCGTCGATGCCAGCGGCTTTGGCGGCCTGCTCGTGCAGCAGGCGTTACGCGTGCCGTTCCGGCCGTTCGCGGACAACCTGTTCAACGATCGCGCCGTCGTGATGCCGACGCCGCGGGGCCCCGACCTGGATGCGCATACCACCGCCACCGCGTTGTCCGCGGGCTGGGCGTGGGCCATCCCGCTGACGACGCGCACGGGCAACGGCTATGTCTTTTCGTCCGCCCATCTTTCGCCCGATGCCGCGGAGACGGAACTGCGCCGCCACCTTGGCCTCATCGACAGCGACGTCGCCGCGCGGCATCTGACGATGAAGGTCGGCCGCGTCGAACGCAGCTGGGCGGCGAACTGCCTCGCCATCGGCCTGGCGCAGGGATTCATCGAGCCGCTGGAGGCGACCGCGCTCCATATCGTGCAGGCGACGGTGGAAGGCTTCATCCAGGCCTATGACGCGGGCGGCCGTTCCCCGCGCGAACGCGACGGCTTCAACGCGCGCATCGCCCGCCGCTACGAAGGCATTCGCGATTACATCGTAGCGCATTACCGCCTCAACCGTCGCACGGACACGCCCTATTGGCGCGACGCGGCGGCGGTCGAGCATCTGTCCGACGACCTCAAGGCGATCATGACCGCGTGGTTCACCGGCCGCGACGTCGCGGCGGTGATCGAGGGCCGCGACCTTCGCGGCTATTACGCCCCGATGTCGTGGGAAGTGCTGCTCTCCGGCTACGGCACCTTTCCGCCGGCGGACCGGCTGCGCGCCGTGTCGCCTGTCGCCGACCTCGCCGGCATCGACGCGTTGCTCGACGGCTGCCTACTCAATTTTCCGCCGCACGCAGCGGCCCTGAAGGATCCCGCATGA